One Owenweeksia hongkongensis DSM 17368 genomic region harbors:
- a CDS encoding efflux RND transporter permease subunit, which produces MLQTFITRPVLSTVVSIVIVVLGILGLSTLPVTQYPDIAPPTVQVTASYPGANAQTILESVIIPIEEQINGVEDMTYMTSTASNTGTANITVYFAQGVNPDIASVNVQNRVARANSLLPSEVIRAGVITQKQQTSALMYVSLLSSNPDYNDTYLQNYLNINVRPELQRVNGVGAVNVFGGKDYSMRVWLDPAKMASYGLSTNEVIAAIGEQSREAAAGSLGQNSGEAFEYVITYQGRFKTAQEYKDIIIKSLGNGQFLTVGDVAKVELDAFSYSSVGRSKGHPSINFGIFQTPGSNAQAIIEELYVKLDELKEGFPPGVDYTINYDTNQFLTASIDKVIETLIEAFLLVFLVVFLFLQDFKSTIIPGIAVPVAIIGTFFFLQIFGYSINLLTLFALILAIGIVVDDAIVVVEAVHAKLEDGYTDATEATKSAMSEISGAIISITLVMAAVFIPITFIQGPSGVFYEQFGVTLIIAILISAVNALTLSPALCALFLRKHNKHGEKKQNFLQRFYAAFNAGFEAISQRYIRSLGFLTRHKWITLAILLFSGGVIWWTNSVTPTGFVPTEDRGVIFVNMELPEGASMDRTFESAMDLYEIIEQVPGVRTGTMISGRNFFAGEGSSYGMGFIMLDKWEDRESDSTSIGNIIATLNQRATAIADAKIIFFTPPSIPGFGSSDGFSMQILDRAAGDIKDLDATATNFVQALMQRPEVAYASNSFSTNFPQLSMDIDVPRAKEAGVSVSDIISTMQGYVGGFYATDFSRFGKQYRVFVQAEPEDRESVSALNSMFVKNNKGEMAPVSQFVSLNRSYGPQTVSRFNLFNSVTLNGAASPGYSSGDAIKAIQETAEDNLPNNFDIAFSGITREEIASAGQSVLIFALSILFVYFFLAAQYESYLLPLSVLFSLPLGVAGAYFTTWAAGLENNIYFQIALIMLIGLLAKNAILIIEFALQRRKIQGMGITEAAIEGARSRLRPILMTSFAFILGLMPLALAQGVGAVGNRSIGTGAAGGMLIGTILGLFIIPTLFIVFQFLQEKITGKPQAVLDKENA; this is translated from the coding sequence ATGTTACAAACTTTCATTACACGCCCGGTTCTTTCTACCGTAGTTTCCATCGTAATTGTGGTGCTTGGTATTTTGGGTCTTAGCACCCTGCCGGTTACTCAATATCCTGACATCGCGCCTCCCACTGTTCAGGTTACCGCAAGTTATCCTGGGGCAAATGCTCAAACCATTTTGGAGAGTGTTATAATCCCCATAGAGGAACAAATCAATGGAGTGGAAGACATGACCTACATGACTTCTACAGCTAGTAACACGGGTACAGCCAATATTACTGTATACTTTGCACAAGGTGTAAATCCTGACATCGCCTCTGTAAACGTGCAGAACCGTGTGGCTCGTGCCAATTCATTGCTGCCTTCAGAGGTGATTCGTGCTGGGGTTATTACCCAAAAGCAGCAAACATCAGCCTTGATGTATGTGTCTTTGCTTTCCAGCAATCCTGATTACAACGATACTTACCTTCAAAACTATTTGAATATAAATGTGCGTCCTGAGCTACAGCGTGTGAATGGTGTAGGTGCGGTAAATGTTTTTGGAGGAAAGGATTATTCTATGCGTGTGTGGCTCGACCCGGCAAAAATGGCGAGCTATGGACTGAGCACCAACGAAGTGATTGCCGCCATTGGCGAGCAAAGTCGTGAGGCGGCAGCTGGTTCGCTTGGGCAAAATAGCGGAGAAGCATTTGAATATGTAATCACCTACCAAGGACGATTTAAAACCGCTCAGGAGTACAAAGACATTATTATAAAATCTTTGGGCAATGGGCAGTTTTTGACCGTAGGTGATGTGGCCAAAGTTGAGTTGGATGCTTTTAGCTACTCATCTGTAGGTCGCTCCAAGGGGCACCCTAGTATCAACTTTGGAATTTTTCAAACCCCGGGATCTAACGCACAAGCCATTATTGAAGAACTTTATGTGAAGTTGGATGAACTCAAAGAAGGTTTTCCTCCTGGAGTAGATTACACTATAAACTACGATACCAATCAGTTTCTTACAGCCAGTATTGATAAAGTAATTGAAACTCTAATCGAGGCTTTCCTCTTGGTGTTTTTGGTGGTTTTTCTTTTCCTCCAAGATTTTAAATCCACCATTATTCCTGGTATTGCGGTGCCAGTGGCTATTATCGGTACATTCTTCTTTCTGCAGATTTTTGGATACTCAATAAATCTACTTACTCTTTTTGCCCTCATCCTTGCCATTGGTATTGTGGTTGATGATGCTATTGTAGTGGTTGAGGCTGTTCACGCCAAGTTGGAAGACGGATATACAGATGCCACCGAGGCTACCAAATCAGCGATGAGCGAAATAAGCGGTGCCATTATTTCCATCACCTTGGTAATGGCAGCGGTGTTTATTCCCATCACATTTATTCAGGGTCCATCGGGTGTATTTTATGAGCAATTCGGAGTCACCTTGATTATTGCCATTTTGATTTCTGCTGTAAACGCACTTACGCTGAGTCCTGCGCTGTGTGCATTGTTTCTGCGAAAGCACAACAAGCATGGTGAGAAAAAACAAAATTTCTTACAGCGTTTTTATGCGGCTTTCAATGCCGGGTTTGAAGCTATTTCTCAGCGATATATTCGTTCATTGGGTTTCTTGACCCGCCATAAGTGGATTACCCTTGCCATCCTTTTATTTTCGGGAGGAGTTATTTGGTGGACTAATAGTGTTACTCCAACTGGATTTGTGCCAACGGAAGATAGAGGGGTGATCTTTGTGAATATGGAGCTTCCGGAAGGAGCTTCTATGGACAGAACCTTTGAGTCGGCTATGGATTTGTACGAAATCATAGAACAAGTGCCGGGCGTGAGAACGGGGACTATGATTAGTGGCCGAAACTTTTTTGCAGGCGAAGGTTCATCTTACGGAATGGGCTTTATCATGCTTGATAAATGGGAAGATCGCGAGAGTGACTCTACTAGCATTGGAAACATTATCGCCACTCTAAATCAGCGTGCCACAGCTATAGCTGATGCCAAAATCATATTCTTTACACCGCCAAGTATTCCTGGTTTTGGTAGCTCTGATGGTTTTAGCATGCAGATTTTGGACAGAGCAGCAGGTGATATAAAAGATCTTGACGCCACAGCTACCAACTTTGTGCAAGCGCTTATGCAGCGCCCTGAAGTTGCTTACGCATCCAATTCGTTTAGTACCAATTTCCCGCAGCTCTCCATGGACATAGACGTGCCGCGAGCCAAAGAAGCGGGCGTTTCTGTTTCGGATATCATTAGCACCATGCAAGGATATGTGGGTGGTTTTTATGCTACCGATTTTAGTCGATTTGGTAAACAATATCGCGTGTTTGTGCAGGCGGAGCCTGAGGATCGTGAAAGTGTTTCCGCACTTAACAGCATGTTTGTAAAAAACAATAAAGGTGAGATGGCGCCTGTTTCGCAGTTTGTATCGCTTAATAGGTCTTACGGGCCACAAACGGTGAGTCGTTTCAATTTATTTAATTCGGTTACCCTAAATGGTGCCGCTTCTCCCGGCTATAGTTCTGGTGATGCTATTAAGGCCATTCAGGAAACTGCAGAAGACAACTTGCCCAATAATTTTGACATTGCCTTTTCAGGAATTACGCGTGAAGAAATTGCTTCTGCCGGACAATCGGTTTTGATTTTTGCGCTGAGTATTTTGTTCGTGTACTTCTTTTTGGCAGCTCAATATGAAAGTTATTTGTTGCCATTATCAGTACTCTTTTCATTGCCGCTTGGGGTGGCCGGAGCCTACTTTACTACGTGGGCTGCAGGATTGGAAAACAACATTTACTTCCAAATAGCACTGATAATGCTCATCGGCCTTTTGGCGAAAAACGCCATTCTTATTATAGAGTTTGCGCTACAGCGCAGAAAGATACAAGGCATGGGAATAACCGAAGCAGCCATAGAAGGGGCTCGCTCCAGACTTCGTCCTATTTTAATGACCTCCTTTGCATTTATTCTCGGACTTATGCCTTTAGCTTTGGCGCAAGGTGTGGGGGCTGTAGGTAACCGATCTATCGGAACTGGGGCCGCAGGAGGTATGTTGATAGGAACTATTTTGGGACTCTTCATCATCCCCACTTTATTTATAGTATTTCAGTTTTTACAGGAAAAAATCACCGGAAAGCC
- a CDS encoding efflux RND transporter periplasmic adaptor subunit, translating to MNFTLVALAFGSFVFLSSCNQSEGKDEPKKATATTVPTIKAEVQSLVSHRDYPATIEGAINSDVRAKVSGYITEVLVDEGQEVKKGQLLFKLETQSLTQEAGAAKAQVEAAKVEVEKLKPLVKKEIISPMQLETAKANLATAESNYNSVSASINYSNIKSPVDGVLGAINYRKGSLVSPSDQTPITTVSAIENVYASFSMNESEYLDFLQGSPGKTRKERIANFPELTLKLANNTTYPIKGKIETVSGQINKSTGTTKFRVLFSNPNQLLTNGNTATVMLPVHYDSVVVVPEPATYEQQGQVFVFTINENNEATPKAIEVQTRANGLVVVSSGLKVGDVIIAKGVGKIRNGAKVNAEPIPFKEAYSFEPVFK from the coding sequence TTGAATTTCACACTTGTCGCTTTAGCTTTCGGGAGTTTCGTCTTCCTTTCGTCCTGCAATCAATCAGAAGGAAAAGACGAACCAAAGAAAGCTACAGCTACCACTGTTCCCACGATAAAAGCAGAAGTGCAGAGTTTGGTTTCCCACAGGGACTACCCTGCAACAATTGAAGGTGCCATAAACAGCGATGTGCGCGCTAAGGTGAGTGGGTATATTACAGAGGTGCTGGTGGACGAAGGGCAGGAGGTAAAAAAGGGACAGTTGCTTTTTAAGTTGGAAACCCAAAGCCTGACACAGGAAGCCGGTGCTGCAAAAGCTCAGGTTGAGGCCGCAAAGGTGGAGGTAGAAAAATTGAAACCTCTGGTAAAAAAGGAAATTATCAGCCCAATGCAGTTGGAAACAGCCAAAGCAAATTTGGCAACAGCCGAAAGCAACTACAATAGTGTATCGGCTAGTATTAATTATTCCAACATCAAAAGCCCCGTGGATGGTGTTTTGGGAGCTATTAATTACCGTAAAGGCTCACTGGTAAGCCCATCTGATCAAACACCCATTACCACCGTTTCGGCAATTGAGAATGTGTATGCCAGCTTCTCGATGAATGAAAGTGAATATTTGGACTTTTTACAAGGCAGCCCGGGGAAAACGCGGAAAGAACGAATTGCCAACTTTCCTGAACTCACTTTAAAATTGGCTAACAACACCACTTATCCTATAAAAGGAAAAATAGAAACGGTGAGTGGACAGATCAATAAATCCACGGGAACTACAAAATTCAGAGTGCTTTTTAGCAATCCAAATCAATTGCTTACTAATGGAAACACGGCTACCGTAATGTTGCCCGTGCATTATGACAGTGTAGTGGTGGTGCCAGAGCCTGCTACTTATGAGCAACAGGGGCAAGTTTTTGTTTTCACCATTAATGAAAATAATGAAGCCACCCCAAAGGCTATAGAAGTACAAACGCGTGCCAATGGATTGGTGGTAGTAAGCAGCGGCCTCAAAGTAGGTGATGTAATTATAGCAAAAGGTGTAGGTAAAATAAGAAATGGTGCTAAGGTAAACGCTGAGCCCATTCCTTTTAAGGAGGCCTATTCCTTTGAACCGGTGTTTAAATAA
- a CDS encoding SDR family NAD(P)-dependent oxidoreductase: protein MIQFFITGTSSGIGYQLAMQALEDGHKVVGISRRHVINHPNYRHLTYNLNNYDEYKLINFNINKEAEKLVLVNNAGWLGDVKPAGQVSPASIERAYQINLIAPSILCKLFIEQTEKLEAEKVIVNISSGAASYPVSGWSTYCASKAGINLFTQVLREDYPNIHSFAIAPGIVDTDMQGEIRRLDTEDFPDKQRFVDYKDKGELSSPIDVASKLLKVIKHPETAPDCVFSLRDT, encoded by the coding sequence ATGATACAGTTTTTTATCACCGGAACCAGTTCAGGGATCGGCTATCAGCTAGCTATGCAAGCTTTGGAGGATGGTCATAAAGTAGTAGGAATAAGTCGCAGGCATGTGATTAATCACCCCAATTATCGTCACCTTACTTACAATTTGAATAATTATGATGAGTATAAGCTCATCAATTTCAACATTAATAAAGAAGCTGAAAAGCTTGTACTTGTAAACAATGCTGGATGGCTTGGTGATGTGAAACCAGCGGGCCAGGTGAGCCCTGCAAGTATTGAGCGGGCGTATCAGATCAATCTTATCGCCCCAAGTATTTTATGTAAGCTCTTTATTGAGCAAACAGAAAAGTTGGAGGCAGAAAAAGTGATAGTAAATATTTCTTCGGGTGCAGCAAGTTATCCGGTTTCTGGCTGGAGCACCTACTGTGCTTCCAAGGCGGGTATCAACTTGTTTACCCAAGTCCTTCGAGAAGATTATCCGAACATACATTCATTTGCCATAGCACCGGGAATAGTTGATACCGATATGCAAGGGGAGATTCGTAGGTTGGACACAGAAGATTTTCCGGATAAGCAACGTTTTGTGGATTATAAGGACAAAGGGGAGTTGTCGAGTCCCATTGATGTGGCGTCCAAATTGTTGAAAGTAATTAAACATCCTGAAACTGCTCCCGATTGTGTATTTTCGTTGAGAGATACTTAA
- a CDS encoding potassium channel family protein: protein MAQSKFAVIGLGQFGTAIAKKLAQKGAEVMAIDNDEERVEAIKDDVSYAVTLDATDGKALKSQNILEMDAVVVAIGENFQDLLLTTFTLQELEVKRIMARVQGPSQRRILEKMGIKEILSPEDEVGNNVAESLINPNVLMSMQLPDDYQIVEVKAPKNIFDRSLEDIGLRQKYEVNLVTLLRKEEDGEKHIIGVPSADTVLQEGDVIVLFGKTSHLTRFLEINK from the coding sequence ATGGCACAGAGTAAATTTGCAGTAATAGGGCTGGGCCAATTTGGAACTGCCATCGCCAAAAAGCTTGCGCAAAAAGGTGCGGAAGTAATGGCCATAGATAATGATGAGGAAAGAGTAGAGGCCATAAAAGATGATGTGTCGTACGCTGTAACGCTGGACGCCACTGATGGCAAAGCTTTAAAATCTCAGAACATTTTGGAAATGGATGCCGTGGTAGTCGCCATTGGTGAGAATTTTCAGGATTTGTTGCTCACCACTTTTACGCTTCAGGAGTTGGAGGTAAAGCGGATTATGGCGCGTGTTCAAGGTCCTTCTCAGCGCAGGATTTTGGAGAAAATGGGAATTAAGGAAATTCTTTCTCCAGAAGATGAGGTAGGGAATAACGTAGCCGAAAGCCTCATAAACCCGAATGTGCTAATGAGCATGCAGCTACCTGACGATTATCAGATTGTAGAAGTAAAAGCTCCAAAGAATATTTTTGATAGAAGCCTGGAGGATATCGGCTTGCGCCAAAAATATGAGGTAAATCTGGTTACCCTACTCAGAAAAGAAGAAGATGGAGAAAAGCATATAATTGGTGTGCCTTCCGCTGATACCGTTTTACAAGAGGGTGACGTTATAGTTTTATTTGGAAAAACATCTCATCTCACACGATTTTTAGAAATTAATAAATGA
- a CDS encoding cystathionine gamma-synthase, giving the protein MADDNLKFNTLTIHGGQQPDKAYGAVMPPIYQTSTYAQAAPGDHQGFEYSRSGNPTRKALEDSIASIEGGKFGLAFGSGLAAIDCVIKTLKPGDEVISTNDLYGGTYRLFTKIFEPLGIKFHFVDMDNADKIGDYVNENTKIIWVETPTNPMMNIIDIKAMSKVAKAANALLIVDNTFATPYLQRPLEMGADIVMHSATKYLGGHSDVVLGLLAVKDEAIAEKLYFIQNSSGAVCGPMDAFLVVRGIKTLHVRMQRHCENGKAIAHFLKDHPKVENVYWPGFESHPNHSVAKEQMKDFGGMISFSIKGGSLEDTRKVISSFNVFTLAESLGGVESLAGHPASMTHASIPKEEREKLGIVDSLIRLSVGIEDIDDLKADIDQALNKI; this is encoded by the coding sequence ATGGCAGACGATAATTTGAAATTCAACACACTTACCATACACGGTGGCCAGCAGCCCGACAAGGCTTATGGCGCGGTGATGCCCCCTATTTACCAAACATCAACTTATGCTCAGGCAGCTCCAGGGGATCATCAGGGCTTTGAGTATTCTCGCTCTGGAAACCCTACCCGAAAAGCTTTGGAAGATAGCATTGCTTCCATAGAGGGTGGAAAGTTTGGTTTGGCTTTCGGCAGTGGGTTGGCGGCTATTGATTGCGTTATCAAAACCCTAAAGCCAGGTGATGAGGTAATTTCTACCAATGATTTGTACGGAGGCACCTATCGTTTGTTTACCAAAATATTTGAGCCATTAGGCATCAAGTTTCATTTTGTGGATATGGACAATGCCGATAAAATTGGTGACTATGTAAATGAAAACACCAAGATTATTTGGGTGGAAACCCCTACCAACCCCATGATGAATATCATCGACATCAAAGCGATGAGCAAGGTGGCTAAAGCTGCCAATGCACTTTTGATAGTGGACAACACTTTTGCCACGCCTTACCTTCAACGCCCGCTGGAAATGGGAGCCGATATTGTGATGCACAGTGCTACCAAATATTTGGGCGGCCACTCAGATGTGGTGTTGGGTTTACTTGCCGTAAAAGATGAAGCTATTGCTGAAAAGTTGTATTTCATTCAAAATTCTTCCGGTGCCGTTTGCGGTCCCATGGATGCTTTTTTGGTAGTTCGCGGAATAAAAACTTTGCACGTACGTATGCAGCGCCATTGCGAAAATGGAAAGGCCATTGCTCACTTTTTGAAGGATCACCCTAAAGTGGAAAATGTGTACTGGCCAGGCTTTGAAAGTCATCCAAATCACAGTGTTGCCAAAGAGCAAATGAAGGATTTTGGTGGAATGATTTCCTTTAGCATAAAGGGTGGGTCATTAGAGGATACGAGGAAAGTGATTTCTTCTTTTAATGTGTTCACTTTGGCAGAATCCTTGGGGGGCGTAGAATCATTGGCCGGGCATCCTGCAAGTATGACGCATGCTTCCATCCCAAAAGAAGAAAGAGAGAAGCTAGGAATTGTAGATTCGCTAATTCGCCTCAGCGTGGGTATTGAAGATATTGACGACCTTAAAGCCGACATTGATCAGGCATTAAATAAAATATAG
- a CDS encoding DMT family transporter, producing the protein MSPKLLAHFALFAVALIYGLNYSIAKDVMPAFIEPRGFILLRAIGATALFWLTALSFGNEKIALQHHWRLAVCGVFGVAANQMLFFEGLNITSPINAAVMMTTNPILVLIMSAIILKESLRWSRVLGIALGIAGALFLITRGGQVVDIFDADKSLGNLLVFLNAASYAAYLVLVKPLMANYKAITVIKWVFLYGLILVFPFGASQLMDVTWHAFPPDIIWKVAFVVIGTTYLAYLFNVFALKTVTSTTVSFYIYLQPLIAAIAAIAMGRDQLTSVLLLSAALIFSGVFLVSFYKR; encoded by the coding sequence ATGTCTCCAAAACTACTTGCGCATTTTGCTCTTTTTGCTGTGGCTCTCATCTATGGGCTCAATTATTCTATTGCCAAAGATGTGATGCCTGCATTTATAGAACCTCGCGGATTTATACTGCTTCGCGCGATTGGTGCTACGGCTCTTTTTTGGCTCACAGCCTTAAGTTTTGGCAACGAAAAAATTGCTCTCCAGCACCATTGGCGTTTGGCAGTATGTGGCGTGTTTGGTGTGGCAGCCAACCAAATGCTGTTTTTTGAAGGGCTGAACATCACCAGCCCCATCAATGCGGCCGTGATGATGACCACCAATCCTATTTTGGTTTTAATAATGTCGGCCATTATTTTGAAAGAAAGTTTGCGATGGAGCCGTGTTTTAGGAATTGCCTTGGGAATTGCCGGGGCACTTTTCTTAATTACACGTGGCGGACAAGTGGTAGATATTTTTGATGCCGATAAATCCTTGGGCAACCTTTTGGTGTTTCTCAACGCTGCATCTTATGCCGCCTATTTGGTTTTAGTAAAACCTTTGATGGCGAATTACAAAGCTATCACGGTAATAAAATGGGTATTTCTATATGGGCTCATTTTGGTTTTCCCCTTTGGCGCAAGCCAACTGATGGACGTAACGTGGCACGCATTTCCTCCAGACATCATCTGGAAAGTGGCTTTTGTGGTGATTGGCACCACCTATTTGGCCTACCTATTTAACGTGTTTGCGCTAAAAACGGTGACCAGCACAACAGTGAGTTTTTACATATACCTGCAGCCGCTAATTGCTGCGATTGCTGCTATTGCCATGGGAAGAGACCAGCTCACCTCTGTGCTTTTACTCTCGGCAGCATTAATATTTAGCGGAGTTTTTCTAGTGTCTTTTTACAAACGGTGA
- a CDS encoding YicC/YloC family endoribonuclease yields the protein MAHLYSMTGFGKAILQLPAKKITIEVKSLNSKQLDINVRMPSFYKEKESPIRQKLAEELNRGKIDLNFYSEVTGAEKAPRVNRALVVEYISQLKGIMDETGVEGDIMSAVMRLPDVMQAAEDEVDEAEWKAIQEVVHQAVEQLNGFRADEGATLKVDLDNRIAIIREKMAGIDVHEEDRVKRIKEKLSRGLAEIAEKPDENRYEQELIYYLEKLDVTEEKVRLKSHLDYFEQLLNEGGPIGKKLGFISQEIGREINTMGSKANHAAMQKLVVEMKDELEKIKEQVLNIL from the coding sequence ATGGCGCACCTATATTCAATGACGGGTTTCGGGAAGGCTATTCTCCAACTACCCGCAAAAAAAATTACCATTGAGGTAAAAAGTCTCAACAGCAAGCAGCTGGACATCAACGTTCGCATGCCTTCTTTTTATAAAGAAAAAGAAAGCCCCATTCGTCAGAAATTGGCGGAAGAGCTGAACCGTGGAAAGATAGATTTGAACTTTTATAGCGAAGTAACAGGAGCCGAAAAAGCCCCTCGTGTAAACCGTGCTTTGGTGGTAGAATATATCAGTCAGCTAAAAGGCATAATGGATGAAACGGGAGTGGAGGGCGATATAATGTCTGCCGTGATGCGCCTGCCAGATGTGATGCAAGCTGCCGAAGATGAGGTGGACGAAGCCGAGTGGAAAGCTATTCAGGAAGTGGTGCACCAGGCGGTGGAACAACTCAACGGATTTAGAGCCGATGAGGGTGCTACCCTAAAAGTAGATCTTGACAATCGCATTGCCATCATTCGCGAAAAGATGGCGGGAATTGATGTGCACGAAGAAGATCGCGTAAAGCGCATCAAGGAAAAGCTGAGCCGTGGTTTGGCAGAAATTGCTGAGAAGCCAGACGAAAATCGCTACGAGCAGGAGCTTATTTACTACCTCGAAAAACTTGACGTTACCGAAGAGAAAGTTCGCCTGAAAAGTCACTTAGACTATTTTGAGCAACTGCTAAATGAAGGTGGACCTATTGGCAAAAAACTTGGATTTATTAGCCAGGAAATAGGCCGTGAGATAAACACCATGGGCTCAAAAGCCAATCATGCTGCCATGCAAAAGCTTGTGGTAGAAATGAAGGACGAGCTGGAAAAAATAAAGGAGCAGGTACTAAACATCTTGTAA